Proteins encoded by one window of Hafnia alvei:
- the argE gene encoding acetylornithine deacetylase, translating to MNMKLPPFIELYRALIATPSISATDSALDQSNETLINLLAGWFSDLGFRVEVQAVPHTRNKFNLLASYGEGSGGLMLAGHTDTVPFDDGRWTRDPFTLTEHDNKLYGLGTADMKGFFAFILDTLRDVDLSQLSKPLYILATADEETTMAGARYFAATTHLRPDCAIIGEPTSLKPVRAHKGHLSEAIRITGQSGHSSDPSRGVNAIELMHDSIGHLLTLRNTLKDRFHHDAFTIPYPTMNLGHIHGGDAPNRICACCELHMDIRPLPGMTLNDIDELLNQALAPVSEKWPGRLTIEHLHVPIPGYECPVHAPLVQVIEGLLGERAEVVNYCTEAPFIQEVCPTLVLGPGSIDQAHQPDEYLATSFIQPTRDLIGQVVRHFCR from the coding sequence GTGAATATGAAATTACCGCCATTTATTGAGCTGTACCGTGCCCTGATCGCCACTCCATCCATTAGTGCAACGGACAGCGCGCTCGATCAAAGCAATGAAACATTAATCAACTTACTCGCAGGCTGGTTTAGCGATCTTGGTTTTCGGGTTGAAGTGCAGGCCGTGCCACATACGCGTAACAAATTTAATCTCCTCGCCAGTTATGGTGAGGGAAGTGGCGGGCTGATGCTGGCGGGCCATACGGATACCGTGCCGTTTGATGATGGGCGCTGGACGCGCGATCCTTTCACGCTTACCGAGCACGACAATAAGCTTTACGGACTCGGCACCGCAGACATGAAAGGCTTTTTCGCTTTTATTCTGGATACGCTGCGCGATGTGGATTTGAGCCAGCTCAGCAAGCCACTTTATATTTTGGCTACCGCCGATGAAGAAACCACCATGGCTGGCGCGCGTTATTTCGCCGCAACGACGCACCTTCGCCCCGATTGCGCCATCATCGGTGAGCCAACCTCACTCAAACCCGTGCGTGCGCACAAAGGACACTTATCAGAAGCGATCCGCATCACAGGACAATCCGGCCACTCCAGCGATCCCTCGCGCGGCGTAAACGCAATCGAACTGATGCATGATTCCATCGGCCATCTGCTGACGCTGCGTAACACGCTAAAAGATCGCTTCCACCACGATGCTTTTACCATTCCATATCCAACCATGAACCTTGGTCATATTCACGGCGGCGATGCCCCTAACCGAATCTGCGCCTGCTGCGAATTGCATATGGATATTCGTCCGTTACCAGGCATGACGCTTAACGATATTGACGAGTTACTCAATCAGGCACTTGCTCCAGTCAGTGAAAAATGGCCGGGCCGTTTAACCATTGAACACCTGCATGTGCCGATCCCAGGATACGAATGCCCTGTCCATGCCCCGCTGGTGCAGGTTATCGAGGGATTATTAGGCGAGCGTGCGGAAGTGGTGAACTATTGCACCGAAGCGCCATTTATTCAGGAAGTTTGTCCTACACTAGTCTTAGGGCCCGGCTCAATCGATCAAGCCCACCAGCCCGATGAGTACTTAGCAACGTCGTTCATCCAGCCCACGCGTGATTTGATCGGCCAAGTGGTTAGACATTTTTGTAGATAA
- the argC gene encoding N-acetyl-gamma-glutamyl-phosphate reductase: MSTLNGLIVGASGYTGAELAAYLQRHPHMNITGLTVSAQSADAGKLLSDLHPQLKGIVDLPLLPMSDVAAMAKDVDVVFLATAHEVSHDLAPQFLQMGCVVFDLSGAYRVNQASFYQDYYGFTHQHADWLDKAVYGLAEWRAEDIKQAQLVAVPGCYPTASQLALKPLIDAGLLDLNQWPVINAVSGVSGAGRKASMTTSFCEVSLQPYGIFTHRHQPEIATHVGTPVIFTPHLGNFPRGILATITCKLTAGVTAEQVGATYQQAYAEKPLVRVYDKGVPAIKNVAGTPFCDIGFALQGEHLIIVSAEDNLLKGAAAQAVQCMNIRFGFNETQSLL; the protein is encoded by the coding sequence ATGTCTACGTTAAATGGGTTAATTGTAGGAGCCAGCGGTTATACCGGCGCGGAACTCGCCGCTTATCTGCAGCGCCATCCTCATATGAACATAACCGGTTTAACGGTTTCAGCGCAAAGTGCAGATGCGGGAAAATTGCTTTCTGATTTGCATCCTCAGTTGAAAGGCATTGTTGATTTACCGTTATTGCCGATGAGCGATGTGGCGGCAATGGCAAAAGATGTTGATGTGGTTTTTCTTGCTACGGCGCATGAAGTTAGTCATGACCTAGCCCCTCAGTTTTTGCAGATGGGCTGCGTGGTGTTTGATCTTTCCGGTGCTTATCGGGTGAATCAGGCCAGTTTTTACCAAGATTATTATGGATTTACTCACCAGCATGCCGACTGGCTCGACAAAGCGGTTTACGGATTGGCGGAGTGGCGTGCTGAAGATATTAAACAGGCTCAACTGGTGGCCGTTCCCGGCTGCTATCCCACCGCATCACAGCTGGCATTAAAGCCGCTGATTGATGCGGGTCTGCTCGATTTAAACCAATGGCCGGTTATCAACGCCGTTAGCGGTGTCAGTGGTGCAGGGCGTAAAGCCAGTATGACGACCAGTTTTTGCGAAGTGAGTTTGCAGCCTTATGGCATTTTTACACATCGCCATCAGCCTGAAATTGCGACCCATGTAGGAACGCCGGTGATTTTCACTCCGCACTTAGGCAATTTCCCTCGCGGTATTTTGGCCACGATTACCTGCAAATTAACCGCGGGTGTAACGGCTGAGCAGGTCGGCGCTACTTATCAGCAGGCCTATGCAGAAAAACCGTTGGTTCGCGTCTATGACAAAGGTGTTCCGGCGATAAAAAACGTGGCGGGAACGCCGTTCTGCGACATCGGTTTTGCGCTGCAGGGTGAGCATCTGATTATTGTGTCTGCCGAAGATAACTTACTGAAAGGCGCGGCGGCGCAGGCGGTGCAATGCATGAATATTCGCTTTGGATTTAATGAAACCCAATCATTGCTGTAA
- the argB gene encoding acetylglutamate kinase, with protein sequence MNNPLIIKLGGVLLDSEEAMQRLFQALVAYRQSHQRPLVIVHGGGCLVDDLMKQLNLPVVKKNGLRVTPADQIGIIAGALAGTANKTLLACAKKHKIAAVGLSLGDGDMVEVSQLSEELGHVGKAKAGSPALVTTLLATGYLPIISSVGITAEGELMNVNADQAATALAATLGADLILLSDVSGILDGKGQRIEEMTAAKAEQLIVQGIITDGMIVKVNAALDAARSLGRPVDIASWRHAEKLPALFNGVPVGTRILAN encoded by the coding sequence ATGAATAATCCATTAATCATCAAGTTAGGTGGCGTACTACTCGATAGTGAAGAGGCGATGCAACGTTTGTTTCAGGCTTTAGTTGCTTACCGCCAAAGCCATCAGCGACCACTGGTGATTGTTCATGGCGGTGGCTGTTTAGTGGATGATTTGATGAAACAGCTCAATTTGCCGGTAGTGAAGAAGAACGGACTGCGCGTCACGCCAGCCGATCAGATCGGCATTATCGCCGGTGCGCTCGCCGGTACGGCAAACAAAACGCTGCTGGCCTGTGCCAAGAAACACAAAATTGCAGCGGTAGGTTTGTCATTGGGCGATGGCGATATGGTTGAAGTGAGCCAGTTGTCAGAAGAACTCGGTCATGTGGGCAAAGCGAAAGCGGGTTCACCTGCGCTGGTCACGACGCTGTTAGCAACGGGCTATCTGCCGATTATCAGTTCGGTTGGGATCACCGCGGAAGGCGAATTGATGAATGTGAATGCCGATCAGGCTGCTACCGCATTGGCGGCAACCTTAGGCGCGGATTTGATTTTGCTGTCAGACGTTAGCGGTATTCTGGATGGCAAAGGGCAGCGTATAGAAGAAATGACGGCTGCCAAAGCAGAGCAACTGATCGTTCAAGGCATTATTACCGATGGAATGATTGTAAAAGTAAACGCTGCGCTTGATGCCGCTCGGTCTCTGGGAAGGCCGGTTGATATTGCAAGCTGGCGCCATGCCGAGAAACTTCCGGCATTGTTTAATGGTGTGCCGGTAGGCACCAGAATTCTCGCAAATTAA